Proteins from a genomic interval of Mesobacillus sp. S13:
- a CDS encoding ring-cleaving dioxygenase, with protein sequence MSKKTMGIHHITAIVGHPQENVDFYAGVLGLRMVKQTVNFDDPQTYHLYFGNEGGKPGTIITFFPWAGASQGVIGDGQVGVTSYVVPKGTMDFWKKRLEKFNIAYTTMERFGEQYLEFDDPHGLHLEIVEREEGELNDWSFGEVTSEVAIKGFGGATLLSTKPEKTAELLENVMGLELVSREGDFIRFRSSADIGNVIDLKLTPIGRGVMGVGTVHHIAWRAVDDEDQLDWQKYVAANGYGVTPVQDRNYFNAIYFREHGEILFEIATDPPGFAHDEDQETMGEKLMLPEQYEQYRSQIERGLIPIEVRELD encoded by the coding sequence ATGAGCAAAAAGACAATGGGAATTCACCATATTACCGCAATTGTTGGCCATCCTCAGGAAAACGTCGACTTTTATGCTGGTGTTTTGGGTTTGCGCATGGTCAAGCAAACAGTCAATTTTGATGATCCGCAAACGTACCATCTTTATTTCGGGAACGAAGGCGGAAAGCCGGGAACCATCATCACTTTCTTTCCATGGGCAGGAGCAAGCCAGGGAGTCATTGGTGACGGCCAGGTAGGAGTGACTTCCTATGTGGTACCAAAGGGTACGATGGATTTTTGGAAAAAGCGTCTGGAAAAATTCAATATTGCATACACAACGATGGAACGCTTTGGCGAGCAATATCTCGAATTTGATGATCCACATGGTCTTCATCTGGAGATTGTTGAGCGAGAAGAAGGAGAACTCAATGATTGGAGCTTTGGTGAAGTTACGTCTGAAGTGGCGATTAAAGGATTTGGGGGAGCCACTCTATTATCCACCAAGCCGGAAAAAACCGCTGAACTGCTGGAAAACGTAATGGGCCTTGAGCTTGTTAGCAGAGAAGGAGATTTCATCCGCTTCCGTTCTTCAGCAGACATCGGTAATGTTATCGACCTGAAGTTGACGCCGATTGGACGCGGTGTGATGGGTGTAGGAACGGTTCATCATATTGCCTGGAGAGCGGTTGATGACGAAGACCAGCTGGATTGGCAGAAATACGTGGCAGCCAATGGATATGGTGTCACTCCTGTACAGGACAGAAATTACTTCAACGCGATTTATTTCAGGGAGCATGGGGAGATCCTGTTTGAAATTGCAACGGATCCTCCAGGATTTGCGCATGATGAAGATCAGGAAACAATGGGTGAAAAATTGATGCTGCCGGAGCAATATGAACAATATCGAAGCCAGATTGAGAGAGGGCTAATTCCGATTGAAGTTAGAGAGTTGGATTGA
- a CDS encoding flavin reductase family protein: MLTIDPAELSERDNYKFLIGSIIPRPIAFVTTMSKDAVLNGAPFSYFNIVSSNPPLISLSIQRSGGNQKDTARNILESGEFVVHIVDEHNVEKINQTAASLPSEQSEVQLAKLTPADSVKVSVPGVKEAKIRMECVLEQALELGGGESPGCDFIIGKVVQFHIKENLYENGRIDPAGLAAVSRLAGNHYAKIGEIFEIERPK, from the coding sequence ATGCTTACAATTGACCCTGCCGAGCTTTCCGAGAGGGATAATTATAAATTCCTGATTGGAAGCATCATTCCCAGACCGATTGCCTTCGTTACGACCATGTCCAAGGATGCGGTATTGAATGGAGCGCCATTCAGCTACTTCAATATTGTATCATCCAATCCGCCATTGATTTCTTTATCCATACAGCGGTCAGGCGGGAACCAGAAGGATACAGCAAGGAACATCCTTGAATCAGGAGAGTTTGTGGTTCATATTGTTGACGAGCATAATGTTGAAAAAATAAACCAGACTGCCGCAAGCCTGCCTTCTGAGCAGAGCGAGGTGCAGTTGGCCAAGTTAACCCCGGCAGACAGTGTGAAAGTTTCTGTGCCTGGTGTGAAGGAAGCGAAGATCAGGATGGAATGCGTGCTGGAACAGGCGTTGGAATTAGGTGGCGGCGAATCACCAGGCTGTGATTTTATCATTGGAAAAGTCGTTCAGTTTCATATTAAGGAAAACTTATATGAGAATGGAAGAATTGACCCGGCTGGGCTGGCTGCTGTCAGCCGGCTGGCTGGTAACCATTACGCGAAAATCGGAGAGATTTTTGAAATCGAGCGGCCGAAGTAA
- a CDS encoding ring-cleaving dioxygenase: protein MQKTSGIHHITAMVNDAQRNIDFYAGVLGLRLVKKTINYDRPEVYHLYFANESGDPGTVITFFPWANQLKGRIGTGQVGVTSYVIPTGSLPFWKERLKRFGVRFIHNVRYGEDYLQFQDPDGLELELVERNNGPVNTWSFGGVTPDVAIKGFGGATLISAQPHKTAEVLEEILGLENIGQEESFLRFKSEAEIGNTIDIKLTPSVRGLMGAGTVHHIAWRAKDEEEHKRWRDLLVEKGYYPTEILDRNYFKALYFQEGGGILFEIATDPPGFTVDEPMDALGEKLMLPSWLESRREEFEEMLPKVEVRILEGN from the coding sequence ATGCAGAAAACATCAGGTATCCACCATATTACGGCGATGGTAAACGATGCGCAAAGGAATATTGATTTTTATGCAGGCGTACTTGGGTTAAGACTTGTGAAGAAAACAATCAACTATGACCGACCTGAAGTGTACCATCTTTATTTTGCCAATGAAAGCGGGGATCCTGGAACTGTCATCACCTTTTTTCCATGGGCTAACCAGCTGAAAGGCCGAATCGGCACGGGACAGGTCGGAGTGACAAGCTATGTTATTCCAACTGGTTCTCTTCCATTTTGGAAGGAGAGGTTGAAGCGATTTGGCGTCAGATTCATCCATAATGTACGGTATGGCGAAGACTATTTGCAATTCCAGGATCCGGACGGACTTGAACTTGAACTGGTCGAACGAAATAACGGTCCCGTAAATACCTGGAGCTTCGGAGGAGTTACTCCTGATGTTGCGATCAAAGGGTTTGGCGGAGCCACATTGATTTCGGCCCAGCCTCATAAAACGGCAGAAGTCCTGGAGGAGATCCTCGGACTAGAGAACATTGGCCAGGAAGAAAGTTTCCTAAGGTTCAAATCAGAAGCTGAGATTGGCAATACCATCGATATCAAGCTCACTCCGTCCGTCCGTGGATTGATGGGAGCAGGAACGGTCCACCATATTGCCTGGAGAGCGAAGGATGAAGAGGAGCATAAAAGGTGGAGAGATCTTCTCGTGGAGAAAGGTTATTATCCAACAGAGATTCTTGACCGGAATTACTTCAAAGCTCTTTATTTTCAGGAAGGCGGAGGGATTCTGTTTGAAATAGCGACTGATCCACCGGGTTTTACAGTGGATGAACCAATGGATGCGCTAGGTGAAAAATTGATGCTGCCATCGTGGCTGGAATCAAGACGGGAAGAATTTGAGGAAATGCTGCCAAAGGTAGAAGTTCGTATTTTGGAGGGGAATTAA
- a CDS encoding alpha/beta hydrolase, with the protein MKHIFNKGKVPTKPTLLLLHGTGGNELDLLPLAGMIDDEASVLSVRGNVLENGMPRFFRRLAEGVFDEQDLIFRTKELNEFLDEAAGKYGFDRDNVIAVGYSNGANIAASLLFHYQDALKGAMLHHPMVPRRGIDLPELTGTSVFIAAGTNDPICSPQESEELKSLLEKANADVELHWENRGHQLSREEVEAAAKWYRERF; encoded by the coding sequence ATGAAACATATATTCAATAAGGGAAAGGTCCCGACAAAACCAACATTGTTATTGCTTCACGGCACAGGAGGAAATGAACTGGATCTGCTGCCTCTTGCCGGAATGATCGATGATGAAGCATCTGTATTAAGTGTCCGCGGTAATGTATTGGAAAACGGGATGCCACGATTCTTCCGCAGATTGGCGGAAGGTGTTTTCGATGAACAGGATCTGATTTTCCGTACAAAGGAATTGAATGAATTCCTGGATGAAGCAGCAGGAAAGTACGGCTTTGACCGCGACAATGTAATTGCTGTTGGCTATTCAAATGGAGCAAATATCGCAGCAAGCCTGCTTTTCCACTATCAAGATGCATTGAAAGGTGCCATGCTTCATCACCCAATGGTTCCGAGAAGAGGCATTGACCTGCCAGAATTGACAGGAACTTCGGTATTCATAGCTGCTGGAACAAACGATCCAATCTGCTCGCCACAGGAATCCGAAGAGCTAAAATCTTTACTGGAAAAAGCAAATGCGGATGTTGAACTTCATTGGGAGAATAGAGGACATCAGTTGTCCCGTGAGGAAGTCGAAGCGGCGGCTAAGTGGTATCGTGAGAGATTTTAA
- a CDS encoding carbohydrate kinase family protein — protein sequence MKKHGIISLGEVIVDLIATDPSNTTFHRLLGGATVNVAVGVSRHSIPSYYLCKLGRDETSKFVEGKLTEEKVDLSFCSYTSNKKICSVYIHLDELGERYFHSYVNETPDEWITAEELDRGLFLKSKMFYFGSGTLFHPIARKTTEQAIHFAREENVEIAFDTNIRLKRWESENHCRETILAFVQKADIVKMTEDELKFLTETSTLEAGLEHIAKLQIPFLFVTKGKEGAYAIHKDSVVHVPGISVEAIDTTGAGDAFMAALLSRFHDKRSPQNEAVLREYTEFANKAGALSATKLGSL from the coding sequence TTGAAAAAGCATGGGATTATATCACTGGGCGAAGTAATCGTTGATTTGATTGCCACGGATCCCTCCAACACAACGTTTCATCGATTATTAGGGGGAGCCACTGTTAATGTGGCAGTCGGGGTTAGCAGGCATAGCATTCCATCGTATTATTTATGCAAATTGGGAAGGGATGAAACCAGTAAATTTGTTGAGGGTAAATTAACGGAGGAAAAGGTTGATCTTTCTTTTTGTTCTTATACTTCCAATAAAAAAATCTGCTCGGTTTATATCCACTTAGATGAGCTGGGAGAACGGTATTTCCATTCCTATGTAAACGAAACACCTGATGAGTGGATCACAGCGGAGGAACTTGATCGGGGCCTGTTTCTAAAAAGTAAGATGTTTTACTTTGGATCTGGTACTCTTTTTCACCCCATTGCAAGGAAAACAACGGAACAGGCTATCCACTTTGCCAGAGAAGAGAATGTGGAAATAGCATTCGATACCAATATCCGGCTGAAACGTTGGGAAAGTGAGAACCACTGCAGAGAAACGATCCTAGCCTTTGTTCAGAAGGCCGATATCGTAAAAATGACGGAAGATGAATTGAAATTTCTAACAGAAACCTCCACCCTTGAAGCTGGTTTAGAGCACATTGCCAAATTGCAGATCCCTTTCCTGTTTGTCACGAAAGGAAAAGAAGGAGCATACGCCATACATAAAGATAGCGTCGTGCATGTCCCTGGGATTTCGGTTGAGGCGATTGACACAACCGGTGCCGGTGACGCGTTCATGGCGGCCCTTCTATCCCGTTTCCATGATAAAAGAAGCCCTCAAAACGAAGCGGTATTAAGGGAGTATACGGAGTTTGCCAATAAAGCTGGCGCGCTATCTGCCACTAAATTGGGCTCTTTATAA
- a CDS encoding MOSC domain-containing protein produces the protein MLIGHIREIVRHPVKSFYGESVEKTKVMEYGLYGDRSHTILDQTRLGKFLTITQFPEMARYKARFIGEEEIEEYPKVEIVTPEGEVLEWGNKELEKEIQAKSGREIAFASYRPSYVPQGAIEEEHIQLVTDASLQGLEQIWDKEIDSRRFRPNLFIALKDPKPFIEEEWFGRRMTIGNEVALEVKRHCERCMIITVDPENAKRDSSLLEAVAKERNNHFGVYAAVITTGEIHVGDEVHLE, from the coding sequence GTGCTAATTGGTCATATCAGAGAAATAGTCCGGCACCCTGTTAAATCCTTTTATGGAGAAAGCGTCGAGAAGACAAAGGTTATGGAATATGGATTGTACGGAGACCGCAGTCATACGATCCTTGACCAAACAAGGCTAGGGAAATTTTTAACGATTACGCAGTTCCCAGAGATGGCTCGTTACAAGGCAAGGTTTATAGGAGAAGAAGAGATAGAAGAGTACCCTAAAGTCGAAATCGTGACACCTGAGGGGGAAGTTCTTGAATGGGGCAATAAGGAATTGGAGAAAGAAATACAAGCAAAATCCGGACGGGAAATTGCTTTTGCTTCATACAGACCTTCATACGTTCCTCAAGGCGCCATTGAAGAAGAGCATATTCAACTGGTTACGGACGCTTCACTACAGGGTTTGGAACAAATTTGGGACAAAGAGATTGATTCTAGGCGTTTTCGCCCCAATTTATTCATTGCATTAAAAGATCCCAAACCTTTTATTGAAGAGGAATGGTTTGGGAGACGGATGACAATAGGAAATGAAGTGGCACTGGAAGTGAAAAGGCATTGTGAAAGATGCATGATCATTACCGTTGATCCCGAAAATGCAAAAAGGGATTCATCATTGCTTGAAGCGGTTGCGAAAGAAAGAAATAATCATTTCGGCGTGTATGCTGCTGTCATAACAACAGGTGAAATCCATGTTGGAGATGAAGTCCATCTTGAATAG
- a CDS encoding uracil-xanthine permease family protein, producing the protein MERKQDSNIIIGVDDKISYSKAFVLGLQHVLAMDLYIAPIIIAGLLALSTENTSFFIQMCFLATGIATLIQTGAGIKLPVVQGPSYVPIGAIAAIGGKLGLGAIAGSLIPGAIIIALLGYPLKWFAKAVRKIIPPLVGGTVIIIVGIALMPIGLNNIYHSPGNIGDNILVAAISAGVLVICMLLGRKRHGLGTFFRLVSVIIAIIAGTVAASFFGGVDFSPVKSASWFSLPTLFPFGKPIFDVSAIITIVFVYLIILIETTGTWFVVSTVTGKELDEKRLNRASVGEGLGCFVGALFGSTPMTGYSSNAGLLAITGVASRLAIMASGVILVCLGLIPKLSTAITCIPEPVINGIFGIVCVAIVTNGMKVIQPLHIDDRNMMVIGLPILLTIAATLLPKEVLYSMPDWANYILSSGITVGALAAVLLNLVIPAEKPTTQALETSKEEAYNV; encoded by the coding sequence TTGGAGAGGAAACAGGATAGTAACATTATCATTGGTGTCGATGATAAAATCAGCTACAGCAAAGCATTTGTTTTAGGCTTACAGCATGTACTGGCAATGGATTTATACATAGCACCAATCATTATTGCAGGGCTTTTAGCATTGAGCACCGAAAACACCTCTTTTTTCATACAGATGTGCTTCTTAGCCACTGGGATTGCTACACTGATCCAAACTGGCGCGGGGATTAAATTACCTGTTGTACAAGGACCGTCTTATGTTCCAATCGGAGCCATCGCGGCCATTGGAGGAAAGCTTGGCCTCGGCGCCATAGCAGGAAGTCTGATACCAGGCGCGATTATCATTGCTCTTCTAGGCTACCCATTAAAGTGGTTCGCAAAAGCAGTCCGTAAGATCATCCCTCCACTTGTAGGCGGAACGGTGATCATCATTGTCGGGATTGCATTAATGCCAATCGGCCTTAATAATATTTATCATTCTCCTGGTAACATAGGCGATAACATTCTTGTGGCTGCAATCTCTGCAGGAGTCCTCGTCATTTGTATGTTGCTTGGCCGCAAAAGACATGGGCTCGGAACATTTTTCCGTCTCGTTTCCGTCATTATTGCGATTATTGCCGGAACAGTTGCAGCGAGCTTCTTTGGCGGAGTTGATTTCTCGCCAGTTAAAAGTGCAAGCTGGTTCTCCTTGCCAACATTATTTCCATTCGGAAAACCTATTTTTGATGTAAGTGCCATCATTACCATCGTGTTTGTATACTTAATTATCTTGATTGAAACTACAGGTACATGGTTCGTCGTTTCTACAGTTACAGGAAAAGAGCTTGATGAAAAGCGCCTGAACCGCGCTTCTGTCGGTGAAGGACTTGGGTGCTTTGTCGGCGCACTGTTCGGAAGCACTCCGATGACAGGCTACTCCTCTAACGCAGGATTGCTTGCAATCACTGGTGTAGCCAGCAGATTGGCCATTATGGCGAGCGGTGTAATCCTTGTCTGTTTGGGGCTTATTCCTAAGCTTTCAACTGCAATCACCTGCATACCTGAGCCTGTTATCAACGGAATTTTTGGCATCGTCTGTGTGGCGATCGTGACAAACGGCATGAAAGTGATCCAGCCGCTCCATATTGACGACCGCAACATGATGGTCATCGGCCTTCCAATCCTGTTGACCATTGCCGCTACCCTTTTGCCAAAAGAAGTCCTTTACAGCATGCCTGACTGGGCGAACTATATCTTATCTTCCGGAATTACTGTCGGTGCACTGGCAGCCGTGCTGCTGAATTTGGTCATCCCAGCAGAGAAACCAACTACACAAGCATTAGAAACAAGCAAAGAAGAAGCATATAACGTCTAA
- a CDS encoding aromatic ring-hydroxylating oxygenase subunit alpha, protein MQQDHVLREDWIVACRAEDLKEKPVQVIIMGERLAIFRNSEGVHAFKDLCIHRGAALSLGEVKNDCLVCPYHAWEYNQDGECVNIPQLPEGRAIPKKAKATSYSCIEKYGFIWVNLANNLPEFFRYEEMEGDSWHNVIWGPQSVEAKPPRIIENFLDVGHLAVVHEGFLGTDSHRIIEDYAVNRTDNRIFSDEIPIYQPDPDGSGKPKYVYYTYEIVRPLMVKFTKRDRENNTEMTILLTVRPESENTSVAYGMLSFNYETGLSDAEIIEFQNEIFAQDKPVVENQKPEELPLDLQVELSLVCDRMSIAYRQYLKELGVSLGTA, encoded by the coding sequence ATGCAGCAAGATCATGTATTGCGCGAAGACTGGATTGTTGCCTGCAGAGCTGAAGACTTAAAGGAAAAGCCTGTCCAGGTCATCATTATGGGGGAACGGTTAGCGATATTCAGGAATAGTGAAGGTGTACATGCATTCAAGGATTTATGCATACATAGAGGAGCAGCTTTGTCTTTAGGAGAAGTTAAAAATGATTGCCTGGTATGCCCTTATCATGCCTGGGAATATAACCAGGACGGAGAATGTGTGAACATTCCGCAGCTGCCTGAAGGGCGTGCAATCCCTAAAAAGGCAAAAGCCACTTCCTATTCATGTATCGAGAAGTATGGATTCATTTGGGTGAATCTAGCCAATAATCTGCCAGAGTTTTTCAGATATGAAGAAATGGAAGGGGACAGCTGGCATAATGTCATCTGGGGACCACAATCCGTTGAGGCAAAGCCGCCGCGCATCATTGAGAACTTCCTGGATGTAGGCCATCTGGCGGTGGTCCATGAGGGCTTCTTAGGAACCGATAGTCATCGAATCATCGAAGACTATGCAGTGAATAGGACCGATAATCGGATTTTTTCAGACGAAATACCAATCTATCAACCAGACCCTGATGGATCAGGAAAGCCGAAATATGTCTATTACACCTATGAAATCGTTCGTCCTTTGATGGTTAAATTTACGAAAAGGGATCGTGAAAATAACACGGAAATGACCATTCTTTTAACAGTACGTCCTGAAAGTGAAAACACATCAGTAGCCTATGGAATGCTCTCCTTTAACTATGAGACAGGCCTTTCCGATGCCGAAATCATCGAATTCCAAAATGAGATTTTCGCACAGGATAAACCGGTAGTTGAAAACCAAAAACCGGAAGAGCTGCCGCTTGATCTGCAAGTCGAGCTTTCACTAGTGTGTGACCGTATGAGCATTGCATACAGACAGTATTTAAAAGAGCTTGGGGTAAGCTTGGGTACGGCGTAA
- a CDS encoding zf-HC2 domain-containing protein encodes MRISCNMIRDILPLYVEDMASQDTRDLVEEHIASCENCKKRLEEMRTFEEPPVDTDIAPLRNIQNTLRKKKLQTIILSVMVTLVFAVVTIAYLTTPAYISYNENAVSIIEKDDGTVLLNFSEEVSGYNVNQYPAADNSGYVYDITTWETIWQQKIYKNNLDNTVLNPNGETVASIYYYNTDGIENTLIYGDPITDGSVMTLPRLVLSYYVLFAIGFLLICGIGLVIFRKNEKIRNGLEKMILLPISYLFAHLLIKGLHSATYLAGRDLYVILLVTIPLYFALLAGRNILKNISIKKPKSAL; translated from the coding sequence ATGAGAATTAGCTGTAATATGATTAGGGATATACTGCCGTTATATGTCGAGGATATGGCAAGTCAAGATACTAGAGATCTAGTTGAAGAACATATAGCTTCTTGTGAAAACTGTAAAAAACGACTTGAAGAAATGAGGACTTTTGAAGAACCGCCAGTAGATACCGATATAGCTCCCTTAAGAAACATACAAAATACATTGCGAAAGAAAAAGCTGCAAACGATTATTCTTTCAGTCATGGTAACATTGGTTTTTGCAGTGGTTACAATCGCTTATCTGACAACCCCAGCATACATCTCTTATAATGAAAATGCGGTTTCAATTATTGAAAAGGATGATGGAACTGTACTTTTGAATTTTAGTGAAGAAGTCTCTGGATATAATGTAAATCAATATCCAGCAGCAGACAATTCAGGTTATGTCTATGATATAACTACATGGGAAACGATTTGGCAACAGAAAATATACAAAAACAACCTGGACAATACGGTCTTAAACCCGAATGGGGAAACGGTCGCTTCGATCTACTATTACAATACCGATGGAATTGAAAATACTTTAATTTATGGAGATCCAATAACGGATGGTTCTGTCATGACGTTACCTCGGCTTGTTTTAAGCTACTATGTGTTGTTTGCTATAGGATTTTTACTTATTTGTGGAATTGGATTGGTCATATTCCGTAAGAACGAAAAAATAAGAAATGGACTAGAAAAAATGATTCTATTGCCTATCTCGTACCTGTTTGCTCACTTACTTATAAAAGGTCTTCACTCTGCCACTTACCTTGCTGGACGAGACCTTTATGTAATATTACTTGTAACAATTCCTTTATATTTCGCGTTGTTAGCTGGAAGGAACATATTAAAAAATATATCAATCAAGAAGCCGAAAAGCGCTTTATAA
- a CDS encoding RNA polymerase sigma factor, whose protein sequence is MVTQLEDIYNTYFKDVFLYVYSLSGDKHIAEDITSETFMKALTSLDSFRGNSDIRVWLCQIAKNSYYSYLRKNKSLVDLESVPESASGDNVEQEIAISEASMKVHEVIKNLKEPYKKVFTLRAFGELSFKQIGKLFGKSENWACVTYHRAREKIKARSEDYQ, encoded by the coding sequence ATGGTGACACAGCTTGAGGATATTTATAATACATACTTTAAAGATGTATTTTTATATGTGTATAGTTTATCTGGCGATAAGCATATCGCTGAAGATATCACTTCGGAAACTTTTATGAAGGCATTAACATCTCTAGACAGTTTCAGAGGGAATAGTGATATCCGTGTTTGGTTATGCCAAATTGCCAAAAACAGTTATTACTCTTATTTGCGTAAGAATAAAAGCTTGGTGGATCTTGAGTCGGTTCCAGAATCAGCTAGTGGAGACAATGTAGAACAAGAAATAGCCATTTCAGAAGCGTCTATGAAGGTACATGAAGTTATCAAGAATTTGAAAGAGCCATACAAAAAGGTCTTTACTCTCCGTGCATTTGGAGAACTGTCATTTAAGCAAATTGGCAAATTGTTTGGAAAAAGTGAAAACTGGGCTTGTGTTACTTATCACCGTGCTAGAGAAAAAATTAAAGCGCGATCGGAGGATTATCAATGA